A genomic region of Oryza glaberrima chromosome 1, OglaRS2, whole genome shotgun sequence contains the following coding sequences:
- the LOC127773712 gene encoding putative disease resistance protein At3g14460: protein MRNEEGNVLRRLRLVDVFRGGSRRDFMDCICGPLSGAVTDSSNIGELQKLKLGGELELCNLENSNEEQANGANIEEKVDLTHLSFKWSSNIKKEPDHYENVLGALRPPAKLQLLKVRSYKGAKFPAWMTDNSTWRHLTELHLVDCPLCMEFPEFWQLHDLQVLYLTGLDNLQCLCSGASNIMVSSAFGNLKKLKLQDLKSLNRWSTMEGDELTFPLLEDIHVKNCPKLTFLPKAPILRILKLKENSPHLSQSVLVSGYMSSLCQIKLSICADEAILLPVNEAEASVTKLKLFGCNMLFPTSQSRTTFGLWQCFRNLEKLELKSCDVLLFWPLREFHSLESLKELIVKSCNNLKVKPVNGEPAQGQLLPHLTSLKIEDCQDLTELFNLPPSLKSIQIHGCPKLKSVWDEQEDTELGTNTQDPSPSARVHSLPCLELFYINNCDNLPGFRDLPSSLQSLALYNCPKVQFLSGKLDALTCLAISGCETLRSLESCLGELPSLTTLMIERCKSLTSLPDGPRAYSSLESLEIKYCPAMKSLPGCLKQRLDSVEEKLLSHMRSSDPEEGTFWFLFYYLQAVPCVPVPIQEITNRSTS, encoded by the exons ATGCGCAATGAGGAGGGAAATGTATTACGGCGGCTTCGTCTTGTCGATGTTTTTCGTGGAGGCTCCAGAAGAGACTTCATGGATTGCATCTGTGGACCATTGAGCGGAGCCGTAACAG ATTCTAGCAATATTGGAGAGCTCCAGAAATTGAAGCTTGGAGGTGAGCTGGAGCTATGCAACCTAGAAAATTCAAACGAGGAACAAGCAAATGGAGCCAATATCGAAGAAAAGGTGGATCTCACGCATCTGTCTTTCAAATGGAGTAGTAACATAAAAAAGGAACCAGACCATTATGAGAATGTTCTAGGGGCTCTTAGGCCTCCTGCTAAGCTACAATTACTAAAGGTACGGTCCTACAAAGGAGCCAAATTTCCAGCGTGGATGACAGATAACAGTACATGGAGGCACTTAACAGAGCTCCATTTAGTTGATTGCCCATTGTGCATGGAATTTCCTGAATTCTGGCAGCTACATGACCTTCAAGTTCTGTATCTAACAGGATTGGATAATTTGCAATGCCTATGTAGTGGTGCTAGTAATATCATGGTGTCCTCTGCAtttggaaatttgaagaaactCAAATTGCAAGATTTGAAGAGTTTGAACAGATGGAGCACAATGGAAGGGGATGAGCTGACGTTTCCTCTGCTTGAGGATATTCATGTCAAGAACTGTCCAAAGTTGACGTTTCTCCCTAAAGCACCAATTCTCAGAATACTAAAGCTGAAAGAAAACAGCCCACATCTGTCACAGTCAGTTCTTGTATCTGGATACATGTCTTCACTGTGTCAAATCAAGTTATCGATCTGTGCTGATGAAGCAATATTACTACCAGTAAATGAAGCAGAGGCTTCTGTCACTAAACTGAAGTTATTTGGCTGCAATATGTTGTTTCCCACAAGTCAGTCGAGAACAACATTTGGGCTTTGGCAATGTTTCAGAAATTTGGAAAAACTAGAACTTAAATCCTGTGATGTGCTCCTGTTCTGGCCACTGAGAGAATTCCACAGCCTAGAGTCGTTGAAGGAATTAATAGTTAAGTCATGTAATAATCTAAAAGTTAAGCCAGTCAACGGAGAGCCCGCACAAGGACAGCTCCTACCACATCTTACCTCGCTAAAAATAGAAGATTGTCAAGACTTAACAGAGCTTTTTAATCTCCCCCCATCCCTCAAGTCTATTCAAATCCACGGCTGCCCTAAGTTGAAGTCTGTATGGGATGAACAGGAGGATACTGAATTGGGGACAAACACGCAAGACCCATCACCATCAGCAAGGGTGCATAGTCTACCATGCCTGGAATTGTTTTATATAAATAATTGTGATAACTTACCAGGGTTTCGCGATCTCCCGTCATCACTCCAGTCATTGGCACTGTATAACTGTCCTAAGGTTCAGTTTCTATCAGGGAAGCTGGATGCACTGACATGTCTAGCTATTTCTGGATGCGAGACTTTGAGGTCCTTGGAATCATGCCTGGGGGAGTTGCCGTCGTTGACAACACTCATGATTGAAAGATGCAAAAGCCTAACATCCTTGCCGGATGGGCCTAGAGCTTACTCCTCCTTGGAGAGTCTTGAAATCAAGTACTGCCCAGCTATGAAGTCACTTCCTGGATGCCTCAAGCAACGTCTTGATAGCGTTGAGGAGAAACTCTTGTCACATATGCGCT
- the LOC127773717 gene encoding putative disease resistance protein RGA4 has protein sequence MSLDKYKVMEGMEEQHEILKRKLPAILDVITDAEEQASHREGAKAWLEALKKVAYEANDIFDEFKYEALRREAKKNGHYRELGMNARQALASKQWRQTDSIIDYSEKDIVERSRAAEKQKIVKALLENDDIMVLPIVGMGGLGKTTFAKLIYNEPKIQENFQLKRWVCVSDEFDLGEIASKFTMTTNDKDCDKALQKLKQEVCGKRYLLVLDDVWNRDADKWAKLKTCLVQGGAGSAILTTTRLTEVARTMGSVQAHNLTTLEKSFLREIIERRAFNLQKEKPSELVDMVDKFVDRCVGSPLAARALGSVLSNRTTLEEWSTLLRKSVICDDDSEILPILKLSYEDLPSQMKQCFAFCAVFPKDYEIDVEMLVKLWMANDFIPSKDGVCLEKNGHSIFNELARRSFFQDVEETLMSKYSLEYNLCRFRKTCKIHDLMHDIALHVMREECITVTGTPNSTRLKDSSRHLFLSYDRTNTLLDAFFEKRSPLQTVLLDTIRLDSLPQHLLKYNSLRAL, from the exons ATGAGTCTGGACAAGTACAAGGTGATGGAAGGCATGGAGGAGCAGCATGAGATCCTCAAGCGCAAGCTGCCAGCTATCCTTGATGTTATCACCGATGCTGAGGAGCAGGCATCCCACCGAGAAGGAGCAAAAGCCTGGCTTGAGGCACTCAAGAAGGTGGCCTATGAGGCTAACGACATCTTCGATGAGTTCAAGTACGAGGCACTCCGCCGTGAAGCCAAGAAGAATGGGCACTATAGAGAACTTGGCATGAATGCG CGGCAAGCATTGGCTTCCAAGCAATGGAGGCAAACAGATTCCATCATTGATTACTCTGAGAAAGATATTGTGGAAAGATCCAGAGCGGCAGAGAAGCAAAAGATTGTGAAAGCATTGCTTGAAAATGATGATATAATGGTGCTTCCAATAGTTGGAATGGGTGGCCTAGGAAAGACTACTTTTGCAAAGCTTATATACAATGAACCAAAAATCCAGGAGAATTTCCAGCTGAAAAGATGGGTGTGTGTATCTGATGAGTTTGATCTTGGTGAAATCGCAAGCAAGTTTACCATGACTACAAATGATAAAGATTGTGACAAGGCACTTCAGAAGCTCAAGCAAGAAGTTTGTGGAAAGAGGTACCTCCTGGTGCTTGATGATGTGTGGAATCGTGATGCTGATAAGTGGGCAAAACTGAAGACATGTCTTGTGCAGGGTGGTGCTGGCAGTGCAATACTAACAACAACTCGTCTCACAGAAGTTGCTCGAACTATGGGATCAGTTCAAGCACACAACCTCACAACTTTGGAGAAAAGCTTTCTAAGGGAAATAATTGAAAGAAGAGCATTCAATTTGCAGAAGGAAAAACCCAGTGAGCTTGTTGATATGGTTGACAAATTTGTGGATAGATGTGTTGGCTCTCCTTTAGCTGCAAGAGCTCTAGGTTCTGTACTAAGCAATAGAACCACTCTTGAAGAATGGAGTACTTTATTGAGAAAAAGCGTCATCTGTGATGATGATAGCGAGATCTTACCAATTCTCAAACTTAGCTATGAGGACTTGCCTTCACAAATGAAGCAATGTTTTGCCTTCTGTGCTGTATTTCCAAAAGATTATGAGATTGACGTGGAAATGTTGGTAAAGTTATGGATGGCAAATGACTTCATTCCTTCTAAGGATGGAGTTTGCCTAGAAAAAAATGGCCACAGTATTTTCAACGAGCTGGCTCGAAGGTCATTCTTTCAGGACGTGGAGGAAACCTTAATGTCCAAGTACTCTTTAGAATATAACCTTTGCCGATTTAGGAAGACGTGCAAGATCCATGATCTCATGCATGACATTGCTTTGCATGTCATGAGAGAAGAATGCATCACAGTAACAGGCACGCCTAATTCGACGCGGTTGAAAGATTCTTCTCGCCATCTGTTTTTATCATATGATAGAACAAACACGCTTTTGGATGCTTTTTTCGAGAAAAGAAGTCCTCTGCAGACAGTGCTGCTCGATACTATTCGATTAGATAGCTTGCCACAACATTTATTGAAATACAACTCTCTACGAGCATTATAG